One window of the Zea mays cultivar B73 chromosome 3, Zm-B73-REFERENCE-NAM-5.0, whole genome shotgun sequence genome contains the following:
- the LOC118476800 gene encoding long chain acyl-CoA synthetase 8-like yields the protein MLASGTAIGYGSTLTMTDTSNKIKKGTKGDVSVLNPTLIISVPTILDRIRDAVFKKVGEKGGLTKKLFDFAYKRNLASIEGN from the exons ATGCTAGCTTCTGGTACTGCCATTGGATATGGTTCAACATTGACTATGACTGATACATCGAACAAGATTAAGAAGGGGACAAAAGGAGATGTTTCTGTACTGAATCCTACTCTTATAATTTCAGTTCCTACAATTTTGGATCGTATCAGAGATGCAGTGTTTAAGAAA GTTGGTGAGAAGGGTGGCCTCACAAAAAAGCTGTTTGATTTTGCATATAAGCGGAATCTTGCATCAATTGAGGGGAATTGA